The Thioalkalivibrio nitratireducens DSM 14787 DNA segment TGATCCTCGCAATCAGTCCGCGCACGAGCCGGCGGGTGTCGATATTCGGAACCTCGAACTCGATGTCGTTCAGGGAAATATCGAATGGCTCGCCCTCAACATAGTGCACCGGCAGGTGGATACCGAAGCGCATGTCGGAGCCGTAACGCAACGATGCCAGCTCCCAGCGGTTGTAGTAAAGGCTCTTGCCGAGCACCCGCACCCGCACGTAGCCAGAAATGTCGAACGTGAAGCTGGGCTGCGCATGCACGCCCACCCGGGCATTGAGTTCGAGTCCCCGGCTGGGCATCCAGTCGATGTTCACGCCGGCTTCGGCGGCCCCGGAGACACCCAGCGTACCGCCGATCTCCAGGCCACCGGTGGCGCTGGCGCCGGTGATGCCCAGACCGATACCGGCGTTGGCCGAAAGCCGCAACCCGGCGCTGGCAGGGATGCTCAGGTGCGCGGCACCGGTGACATGCGTGTCCTGCTCGCGCGCCGGGTTGTACTCGATTCCCAGTCGCAGCCGGTCGATCACGCCCGGCCCGATCACCGCACTGGCGGAGAGGCCACCGCCGATCTCGGCAACGACGCCGGTAATGATCGGCACCTGAACGGAGATGTTGAAGAACGAGCGCTCGAACTCGCGGCGGCCGAAGATGGGCAGTTCGCTCGGTAGCGCGATCTCCCCGGTGACGGTGACCTCGCCGTCCGGCGCAAATGCGATACCGGCAGTCCCCTGCAGCCAGGGCGCGATCTGCACCGTCACCGACCCACCGCCGTAGACGACGATCTCTTCGCCCGGTTCGCCTGTGGGATTGCCGTCGGCATCCAGCGTCCGGTTGGTGGCGCCAGCGCGTATGCTCCCCGCCAGCATCCCGCGCGCATACTCCGCCTCGGCCTCCGCGGTGATGGCGCCGTCCTCGTAACTCACGCGCAGGCGTGAGTGGAAACCCGGGATATCCGGCACTGCCTCGCCAGTCGCGCACAGCGCATAGCCTTCGCCATCCTCGCGCTCGCGCAGGCTGGCGCGGACGGTACCACTGCGGATGCCCGGCGTCTCCGAAGAGAGGTTGAAGCTGCCGCCGACAGTCAAGCCCTCTTCATCCGAGTAGCTCACTGTCATCGTGCCGTTCTCAACCCCCGGCACGTCCAGTTCGGCGTCGCCATTGGCGGCAAAACCATCCTCGTTGAAACGCGCGGCGATGGTGGCGGAACGAATTCCCGGGACCTTGGAAGCCGGAATGCCGATAATGCCCTCGCCATAGAAGGCGTCGTCGCGGTAACCGAGGGTAATCCGCGCAGGATCGAAGATCTCGCTGTTGAAATCGAACGAGCCTTCCACACCGAATTTGCGATCGCTTCCGACCAACCCCCGGAGGTAGCCGGTGCCCAGCTTGTCAACGGCGAAATCCACCTGCCCTTCGGCACGCAGACCACGGGTGCCTCCGGAGACAGTCAGCGTGCAGCCATCTATGGACAGGGGCGCCGGTACACTGATATCCGTTACGGAGAAGGTCTTGTATAAAATGATATCGTTGCCGGCGATTTCGAAGTGGATGCCGGCATTCCCCAGCATCGGCAGCGCGGGCAGGATCTCTCCCTGTATCACCAGACCCTGCTCGGTAACCTCCCAGTTGTCCACCGAGATCGGACTGAACGCGTTGTGCTGCAGCACCGAACTGCTTTCGCCACGAGCGACCCGGTACAGCCCCATGAGCAGCGGGAACCGGGCCATCGGTGCGTAACCGATGCGCTCCGAACCATCCAGCGACTTGATGACCAACGGATCTTCGAGATCCTTGGCAGGAAGACCGCCGCGTGGTGGAAGCCGAATGCTGAAGCGCAGAAGATCGTCAGCGTCTTCGTTTTCGATCCTGCTCAGCACGAACGGCGCCAGCATGTTCCGATAGCTCGCCGGCCCATTCGGATTCACGGTCTTCCGAGTGTTTCCGAACAGAATTAGCCTGCGGTTCGCAGGCACCTGTCGCTCGAGGTCCTCAGCGGTTCGGAAGAAAATGCGCGCCTGATCGCCCGCA contains these protein-coding regions:
- a CDS encoding DUF4157 domain-containing protein, translating into MQRNASEGSPQENHELDEQQPVVAAARALSRLSSGLPAAAREQADDELAAAMRQPEEAEPVMREVAEPDEAMREPAGPEEAMREAFEESETLQRQEGEEIAQARAAREAGTEVDEVAGQPLDAETEAAIEARIGRGDPLREGVLHDMQTRFGRSFEQVRIHTDAEAAALCARIRARAFTVGSDVFFGPGEFDPGTERGRNLLAHELAHVVQQTGSARRQVQRDGDGSTAAGRFGEKKRGYIEFPHLAVPQELVSDYRRLAPFILHKSYSRARNDQTDVWRRSIRVDATVTKLQALVRGSPAHFLFEVPSARAYPRANEGRGRATEFLNTSSVADAARQAAIPRWDKEGNPHASRGNRGGNMGSYDVDHKVEQRFGARVPTGDFALRDDIHAMPNFFLLDGNINRNTKVNKLNIAIESALERFRRDNDEVYGGKQFSEWATRALMGRLSLKFMGATGGDAIGASGNNVWTQSEIERGDHIDALRPDAGDQARIFFRTAEDLERQVPANRRLILFGNTRKTVNPNGPASYRNMLAPFVLSRIENEDADDLLRFSIRLPPRGGLPAKDLEDPLVIKSLDGSERIGYAPMARFPLLMGLYRVARGESSSVLQHNAFSPISVDNWEVTEQGLVIQGEILPALPMLGNAGIHFEIAGNDIILYKTFSVTDISVPAPLSIDGCTLTVSGGTRGLRAEGQVDFAVDKLGTGYLRGLVGSDRKFGVEGSFDFNSEIFDPARITLGYRDDAFYGEGIIGIPASKVPGIRSATIAARFNEDGFAANGDAELDVPGVENGTMTVSYSDEEGLTVGGSFNLSSETPGIRSGTVRASLREREDGEGYALCATGEAVPDIPGFHSRLRVSYEDGAITAEAEAEYARGMLAGSIRAGATNRTLDADGNPTGEPGEEIVVYGGGSVTVQIAPWLQGTAGIAFAPDGEVTVTGEIALPSELPIFGRREFERSFFNISVQVPIITGVVAEIGGGLSASAVIGPGVIDRLRLGIEYNPAREQDTHVTGAAHLSIPASAGLRLSANAGIGLGITGASATGGLEIGGTLGVSGAAEAGVNIDWMPSRGLELNARVGVHAQPSFTFDISGYVRVRVLGKSLYYNRWELASLRYGSDMRFGIHLPVHYVEGEPFDISLNDIEFEVPNIDTRRLVRGLIARIK